A portion of the Haemorhous mexicanus isolate bHaeMex1 chromosome 3, bHaeMex1.pri, whole genome shotgun sequence genome contains these proteins:
- the RIN2 gene encoding ras and Rab interactor 2 isoform X5, giving the protein MSSLTMRTRCVDKRGSFFKLIDTIASEIGELKQEMVQTDLTVEDESADWQSLIKDMDNVSPEKNDVKSCPRDSGYDSLSNKLSILDKLLHTHPVWLQLGLNDAEAMEILQTQPPGIFLVRKCARLQKKVISLRLSSDCGSCLKEFAIKESTYTFSLEGSAISFADLFRLIAFYCISRDVLPFTLKLPHAIAAAKTEAELEEIAQLGLNFWSSLANSKPPDPSPPCRPVPLDSARKDSRQLCLINGVHSIRTRTPSELECSQTNGALCFINPLFLKVHSQDVSGSLKRQSPRTPDVNGTARPRSPPPRPPPPAINSTLTSPQISRTIKQASMPETVSHKKERGSDLLQNKPTPIPPPRLKKQAVCSEADSASRNTAPLRPRSVCLPEAAAAPPRETLPTLPQPAPAAPKKTPAAISESHIPWNGGRQRLSDMSISTSSSDSLDFDRSMPLFGYEGDTNSSLEDFEGESDQESMAPPLKPKKKRSSSFVLPKIVKSQLRKVSGVFSSFMTPEKRMIKKIAEMSRDKRTYFGCLVQDYVSFLQENKECHVSSTDMLQTIRQFMTQVKNYLSQSSELDPPIESLIPEDQIDVVLEKAMHKCILKPLKGHIEAMLKEFHTTDGSWKQLKENLQLVRQRNPQELGVFVPTPDFVDVEKIKVKFMTMQKMYSPEKKVMLLLRVCKLIYTVMENNSGRLYGADDFLPVLTYVLAQCDMLELDTEIEYMMELLDPSLLHGEGGYYLTSAYGALSLIKNFQEEQAAQLLSSEARDTLRQWHKRRTTNRTIPSVDDFQSRAVPSTGE; this is encoded by the exons CTCATTGACACAATTGCCTCAGAAATCGGAGAACTGAAACAGGAGATGGTACAGACAGATCTCACAGTGGAAGATGAATCTGCTGATTGGCAAAG CCTAATAAAGGATATGGATAATGTCTCTCCTGAGAAAAATGATGTAAAAAGCTGCCCCCGGGACTCTGGATATGACAGCCTATCCAACAAGCTGAGCATATTGGACAAGCTCCTCCATACTCAccctgtgtggctgcagcttgGTCTGAATGATGCTGAAGCCATGGAAATTTTGCAGACACAGCCTCCAGGG ATATTTCTGGTTAGGAAATGTGCAAGGCTGCAGAAGAAAGTCATCTCTCTGCGTCTGTCCAGTGACTGTGGGTCCTGCCTGAAAGAATTTGCCATCAAAGAAAGTACATACA CATTTTCCTTGGAGGGGTCTGCAATAAGTTTTGCTGATTTGTTCAGACTCATTGCTTTCTACTGTATTAGCAG GGATGTCCTTCCATTCACACTGAAATTGCCTCATGCAATTGctgcagcaaagacagaagCTGAACTTGAAGAGATTGCTCAGCTTGGACTGA ACTTTTGGAGCTCCCTGGCTAACAGCAAACCCCCGGATCCTTCACCTCCCTGTAGGCCTGTGCCTTTGGACAGTGCTCGCAAAGACTCACGCCAGCTCTGCCTTATAAATGGAGTGCATTCTATACGAACCAGAACGCCTTCAGAGCTGGAGTGCAGCCAGACCAACGGAGCGCTGTGTTTCATTAATCCCCTCTTCTTAAAAGTGCACAGCCAGGATGTCAGTGGAAGTCTGAAAAGGCAGAGCCCGAGAACTCCAGACGTGAATGGCACGGCGAGGCCTCGctcccccccgccccggccACCACCTCCTGCTATTAATAGCACCCTCACGAGCCCACAGATTTCCAGGACTATAAAGCAGGCGAGCATGCCAGAAACAGTCAGCCATAAGAAGGAGAGGGGCTCGGATTTGCTGCAGAACAAGCCCACCCCGATTCCGCCTCCTCGGCTGAAGAAGCAGGCGGTGTGCTCCGAGGCAGACAGTGCCTCCAGGAACAcggccccgctccggccccgctCCGTGTGCCTGCCCGAGGCAGCCGCGGCTCCTCCGCGTGAAACCCTGCCAACCCTGCCCCAGCCGGCTCCAGCGGCTCCCAAAAAGACGCCGGCTGCCATCTCTGAGTCACACATCCCGTGGAATGGAGGCCGGCAGAGACTGAGCGACATGAGCATTTCCACCTCCTCGTCTGACTCCCTGGACTTCGATCGGAGCATGCCGCTCTTCGGCTATGAGGGGGACACCAACAGCAGCCTGGAGGACTTTGAGGGGGAAAGTGACCAGGAGAGCATGGCACCCCCTCTGAAGCCCAAGAAGAAAAGGAGCAGTTCGTTTGTTCTCCCCAAGATTGTGAAATCTCAGCTACGGAAAGTCAGTGGAGTTTTCAGTTCCTTCATGACCCCTGAGAAAAGGATGATTAAGAAAATTGCAGAGATGTCCCGGGACAAACGTACCTATTTTGGATGCTTAGTGCAGGACTATGTCAGCTTTCTCCAAGAAAACAAGGAGTGCCATGTTTCCAGCACTGATATGCTGCAAACAATTCGTCAGTTCATGACCCAAGTCAAGAACTACTTGTCCCAAAGCTCCGAACTTGATCCCCCAATCGAATCACTGATCCCTGAAGACCAAATAG ATGTTGTGCTGGAGAAGGCCATGCATAAGTGCATTCTGAAGCCGTTGAAGGGTCACATTGAAGCGATGTTGAAAGAGTTTCATACCACAGATGGTTCCTGGaaacagctgaaggaaaacctgcAGCTGGTGCGGCAGAGGAATCCTCAAGAACTGGGTGTGTTTGTCCCAACACCAGACTTTGTGGACGTTGAAAAGATTAAAGTCAAGTTCATGACTATGCAGAAGATGTATTCACCTGAAAAGAAAgtcatgctgctgctgagagttTGCAAATTGATTTACACTGTTATGGAGAATAACTCAG GGAGGCTGTATGGAGCTGATGACTTCTTGCCTGTGTTGACGTATGTGCTAGCCCAGTGTGATATGCTGGAGCTGGATACTGAAATCGAGTACATGATGGAGCTGTTGGATCCATCCTTGCTGCATGGAGAAG GAGGCTATTACTTGACAAGTGCTTATGGAGCACTTTCACTGATCAAGAACTTCCAGGAGGAACAagctgcccagctgctcagcTCAGAGGCCAGAGACACTCTCCGGCAGTGGCACAAGAGGAGGACAACAAACAGGACAATACCTTCAGTTGATGATTTTCAG